A single genomic interval of Granulicella tundricola MP5ACTX9 harbors:
- a CDS encoding carboxypeptidase-like regulatory domain-containing protein gives MSSKQALSILLLSLSAPFGIAQQVSGPQPQSAGIVGTATDTDGGLIPGATVTIDGPTPEDHHTAIADASGVFTFTDLHPAVAYHLMVTAKGFAAWNSPEEILTPGEERDLKNIPLAVGVVETSVSAITIEQLATEQVKIDEKQRVFGVIPNFYVEYDHQFAPLSTKLKYQLAFKASTDAFTFAAAAFLAGIDQAADTPAYVEGAKGYGQRFGAVYAQGASGILIGGAILPSLLHQDPRYFYQGTGTKKSRALHAASAPFIARGDNGRWQFNYSSIGGDLASSALTNIYYPPTNRGAGLVFGNAAVATGGRVANALLQEFVLHKVTHGPKRSF, from the coding sequence ATGTCCAGCAAGCAAGCTCTTAGCATCCTTCTTCTCAGCCTTTCAGCCCCCTTTGGCATCGCCCAGCAGGTCTCCGGCCCCCAACCGCAGAGCGCCGGCATCGTAGGAACCGCCACCGATACGGACGGCGGCCTTATCCCCGGAGCCACCGTCACCATCGACGGTCCCACCCCGGAAGATCACCATACCGCCATCGCGGACGCATCCGGCGTCTTCACCTTCACGGATCTGCACCCTGCCGTCGCCTATCACCTCATGGTCACTGCCAAGGGCTTCGCCGCGTGGAACTCCCCGGAGGAGATCCTGACCCCCGGCGAAGAGCGCGATCTCAAGAACATCCCCCTCGCCGTCGGCGTCGTCGAGACCTCCGTCTCCGCCATCACCATCGAGCAGCTCGCCACCGAGCAGGTCAAGATCGATGAGAAGCAGCGTGTCTTCGGCGTCATCCCCAACTTCTACGTCGAGTACGATCACCAGTTCGCGCCCCTCTCCACCAAGCTCAAATATCAGCTCGCCTTCAAGGCCTCCACCGACGCCTTCACCTTCGCCGCCGCAGCCTTCCTCGCCGGCATCGACCAGGCCGCCGACACCCCCGCCTATGTAGAAGGAGCCAAAGGCTACGGCCAGCGCTTCGGAGCCGTCTACGCCCAGGGAGCCTCAGGAATCCTCATCGGCGGAGCCATCCTGCCCTCGCTCCTGCACCAGGACCCGCGCTACTTCTATCAGGGTACCGGCACCAAGAAGTCCCGCGCCCTCCACGCCGCCTCCGCACCCTTCATCGCGCGCGGTGACAACGGCCGCTGGCAGTTCAACTACTCCAGCATCGGCGGCGACCTAGCCTCCAGCGCCCTCACCAACATCTACTACCCACCCACCAATCGCGGCGCAGGTCTCGTCTTCGGCAACGCTGCCGTCGCCACCGGAGGCCGTGTCGCCAACGCGCTCCTGCAGGAGTTCGTCCTGCACAAGGTGACGCACGGCCCCAAACGCAGCTTCTAG
- a CDS encoding TIGR00266 family protein: MQSRIQGTTMPVLEVLLQPGEAVISEAGELSWMSQSIQMTTHTQMGGGGGFFGAIKRVAGGGTLFMIEYTAAGIPGEIAFATKIPGHILPIEVGQGNEIMVHRHGFLCATQQVQLGVGFQQSLGAGIFGGDGFLLQKISGYGTAWLELSGEVIVKDLRPGEMLRVHPGHVGAFTGGMSFQITRVPGIKNMIFGGDGLFLAALTGPGRVWLQTLPLARLAHQILEFAPSERRQESVQSGVVGGIVGSLLDGMNRG; encoded by the coding sequence ATGCAGAGCAGGATTCAAGGGACGACGATGCCGGTGCTTGAGGTTCTTTTGCAGCCGGGTGAGGCCGTGATCTCAGAGGCAGGCGAGCTGAGCTGGATGTCGCAGTCGATCCAGATGACGACGCATACGCAGATGGGCGGGGGCGGCGGGTTCTTTGGCGCGATCAAGCGCGTGGCGGGCGGCGGTACGCTGTTCATGATCGAGTACACGGCGGCCGGCATCCCGGGTGAGATTGCGTTTGCGACGAAGATTCCGGGGCATATCCTGCCGATCGAAGTTGGGCAGGGCAACGAGATCATGGTGCATCGGCATGGGTTTCTGTGCGCGACGCAGCAGGTGCAGTTGGGAGTCGGGTTTCAGCAGTCGCTGGGCGCGGGCATCTTTGGCGGCGATGGATTTCTGCTGCAGAAGATCAGCGGCTATGGGACGGCGTGGCTGGAGCTCTCGGGCGAGGTGATCGTCAAGGACCTGCGGCCGGGCGAGATGCTGCGGGTGCATCCGGGGCATGTGGGTGCGTTTACGGGCGGGATGTCGTTCCAGATCACGCGGGTTCCGGGGATCAAGAACATGATCTTTGGTGGCGATGGACTGTTTCTGGCGGCGCTGACGGGGCCAGGGCGGGTTTGGCTGCAGACGTTGCCGCTGGCCAGACTGGCGCACCAGATTTTGGAGTTTGCTCCGAGTGAACGGCGGCAGGAGAGCGTGCAGAGCGGGGTTGTGGGCGGGATCGTTGGGTCGCTGCTGGATGGGATGAATCGGGGGTAG
- a CDS encoding glycoside hydrolase family 2 TIM barrel-domain containing protein, whose protein sequence is MEVSRRSFLVGSAAVCAATGLHAPLLASVLQSSDDARNVRLEDGWEFYKGPLDGRFQVWHSEELVTWQKIAMPHCFNAYDACDPDTPAYRGVGWYRMKLKVTNPSSDGRTVLHFEGAGQRSEVWIGNERVGSHSGGYDEFVVDITDACAKTKGAEVQLAVRCDNERDIERMPSDLSDFTLYGGLYRAVHLVYLPAVSLEAVHTRVEFEPGKVAKIAVNGRLYGTGGVGVVLRLSLFDPQGKRVFEKTVERRAWTGEETFASFDLPQPQLWSTKTPSLYRCEVELNGVTVAHRFGVRHTRWEDHGPFFLNGERLAIRGTQRHEDHAGYAAAMPEELIRQEIRLMKEMGANFLRLAHYQQSRVVLEMCDELGIMVWEEVPWCRSGVGTKLFQERGKTQLTNMIDQHRNHACVVIWGLGNEDDWPGELNGEDHAAIRAYMTELRELSHKMDPERMTGYRRCDFAKDIPDVYSPSIWAGWYGGVYTEYKATLEKARPTVKHLLHVEWGADSHAGRHAEEPDAVLKQALADKDVAEKGLDYKLTGGAARVSKDGTWSETYACDLFDWYLKTLEELPWLPGAVQWVFKDFTTPLRVDNPVPRVNQKGLLTRDMVPKEGYFVFQSYWGERPMVRVYGHDWPVRWGKVGQERMVRVYSNCAEVELFLNGKSVGKKKRNAEDFPAAGLRWNLAFAAGKNELRAVGVGGVADTVSFEYQSAVWGKAEKLVLAVKSKGSGGTTVEALLLDAAGVRCLDSRAVVRFSLAGDGVLKDNLGTPTGSRVVQMYNGRAEITVAGTGMVGVVSDGVTAGFVAI, encoded by the coding sequence ATGGAAGTGTCACGGCGGTCGTTTCTGGTGGGTAGCGCGGCGGTGTGCGCGGCTACAGGTCTTCATGCTCCTTTGCTGGCTTCGGTTTTGCAGAGCAGCGATGACGCAAGGAACGTTCGGCTGGAGGATGGGTGGGAGTTTTACAAGGGACCTCTGGATGGGCGGTTCCAGGTGTGGCACAGCGAGGAGCTGGTGACGTGGCAGAAGATCGCCATGCCGCACTGCTTCAATGCGTACGATGCGTGCGATCCGGATACGCCGGCGTATCGCGGAGTGGGCTGGTACAGGATGAAGCTGAAGGTGACGAACCCCTCCAGCGATGGGCGGACGGTGCTGCACTTCGAAGGCGCGGGGCAGCGGTCCGAGGTTTGGATCGGCAATGAGAGGGTGGGGAGCCATAGCGGTGGGTATGACGAGTTTGTCGTCGATATTACGGACGCTTGTGCCAAGACGAAGGGTGCCGAGGTGCAGCTTGCGGTGCGCTGCGACAACGAGCGGGATATCGAACGGATGCCGTCTGACCTGAGCGACTTTACCTTGTACGGCGGGCTGTATCGTGCGGTCCACCTGGTGTATCTGCCTGCGGTCTCGCTGGAGGCCGTGCATACGCGGGTGGAGTTTGAGCCGGGTAAGGTGGCGAAGATTGCGGTGAACGGGCGGCTGTATGGGACGGGTGGCGTGGGCGTGGTGCTGCGGCTGAGTCTCTTCGATCCGCAGGGCAAGCGGGTGTTTGAGAAGACGGTGGAGCGCAGGGCGTGGACAGGCGAGGAGACGTTTGCGAGCTTCGATCTGCCGCAGCCGCAGCTCTGGTCTACGAAGACGCCGTCGCTCTACCGGTGCGAGGTGGAGTTGAACGGGGTGACGGTGGCGCACCGGTTTGGCGTAAGGCATACGCGCTGGGAGGATCATGGGCCTTTCTTCCTGAACGGCGAACGGCTGGCGATCCGGGGGACGCAGCGGCATGAGGATCATGCGGGCTACGCGGCGGCGATGCCTGAGGAGTTGATCCGGCAGGAGATCAGGCTGATGAAGGAGATGGGCGCGAACTTTTTGAGGCTGGCGCACTATCAGCAATCGCGCGTGGTGCTGGAGATGTGCGACGAGCTTGGGATCATGGTGTGGGAGGAGGTGCCGTGGTGCAGGAGCGGGGTGGGGACGAAGCTGTTCCAGGAGCGTGGCAAGACGCAGCTGACGAACATGATCGACCAGCACCGGAACCATGCGTGCGTGGTGATCTGGGGGCTGGGCAACGAGGACGACTGGCCGGGTGAGCTGAACGGCGAGGATCATGCCGCGATTCGGGCTTATATGACGGAGCTGCGGGAACTTTCGCACAAGATGGACCCGGAGCGGATGACGGGGTATCGTCGCTGTGATTTTGCGAAGGATATTCCGGATGTTTACTCGCCTTCGATCTGGGCGGGATGGTATGGCGGGGTCTATACGGAGTACAAGGCGACGCTCGAAAAGGCGAGGCCGACGGTGAAGCATCTGCTGCATGTGGAGTGGGGGGCGGACAGCCATGCGGGTCGTCATGCGGAGGAGCCCGATGCAGTGTTGAAGCAGGCGCTGGCGGATAAAGATGTAGCGGAGAAGGGGCTCGACTATAAGCTGACGGGCGGGGCGGCGCGGGTTTCAAAGGATGGGACGTGGAGCGAGACGTACGCTTGCGATCTGTTCGACTGGTATCTGAAGACGCTGGAAGAACTGCCGTGGCTGCCGGGTGCGGTGCAGTGGGTGTTCAAGGACTTTACGACGCCGCTGCGGGTGGATAATCCTGTGCCGCGGGTGAACCAGAAGGGCTTGCTGACGCGGGATATGGTGCCGAAGGAAGGGTACTTTGTGTTCCAGTCTTACTGGGGTGAGAGGCCGATGGTGCGGGTGTATGGGCATGACTGGCCGGTGCGGTGGGGGAAGGTTGGGCAGGAACGGATGGTTCGGGTGTACTCGAACTGCGCTGAGGTGGAGCTGTTTTTGAACGGCAAGAGTGTTGGGAAGAAGAAACGGAATGCTGAGGACTTTCCTGCGGCTGGGTTGCGGTGGAACCTGGCGTTTGCGGCGGGGAAGAATGAGCTGCGGGCGGTGGGGGTTGGCGGGGTTGCGGATACGGTTTCGTTTGAGTATCAGAGTGCGGTTTGGGGGAAGGCTGAGAAGCTGGTGCTGGCGGTGAAGAGCAAGGGTTCCGGCGGCACGACGGTGGAGGCTTTGCTGCTGGATGCTGCGGGGGTTCGGTGTTTGGACAGCCGGGCTGTGGTGCGGTTTTCTTTGGCTGGGGATGGGGTGCTGAAGGATAACCTGGGGACTCCTACGGGGTCTCGGGTGGTGCAGATGTATAACGGGCGGGCGGAGATTACGGTGGCTGGGACTGGGATGGTGGGGGTGGTTTCGGATGGGGTGACTGCGGGGTTTGTGGCGATTTGA
- a CDS encoding SpoIIE family protein phosphatase, translated as MNPLSQRLRNAESSVFAAVARRPPSGFIEHATIRLVFVSFIAFASATFVPGTIGKLFWILAFTAMSVLTLFLMILIWRWIMGHILWKVRNRLIVTCLLLALAPILLFGTLISIASYVFAGQFGTSAAMTGIDEDLALASHRSDAIAHLPLSILTNETNFGRAGEHNVAHVWEDGTLHTLTPHAASTQPPASAPASPFATPAPPAWLHPGFSGLVAADGKLYLCAAGGAQTDSHSILVLESTPFGEEQVTTFATGLGSLNISPGIGVHTSLGANYTEDDKKKIDDEDDHAQFAVGKETGKGEMKDDDGNVVVIAKADGNAVKPVFTIGKPGTPKTPHLHKHKTDSDLDDEFNSFTSLHGGTLPPAHNSFDWPVFASSPLQVYSWKTGEKVGAWMMIQSRPSLLYKRLFSNSLEVGSFIRIALAVTAATFGILELLALLLAIGLIRTITASVADLYFATRQIETGNLLHRIRVKRRDQLAALATSFNTMSGSLAELMVQQREKDRMQNELNIAHEVQNNLFPHTPIGLPGLELYGICNPARTIGGDYYDFIPMGTAQVYLALGDISGKGISAALLMSSLYSAVRVYLQGGNKKSITAITPNAAPALAEPLPSPGKLLSLLNQHLYSSTQPEKYATLFLASYDSATRRLTYSNGGHLPPLVLCSDGKVTRLEAGGSVVGLLGGMEYKEATVQLNPGDLLIAYSDGLTEPEQDGIEFGEDRLIEVIRKNRHRPLPAIANYTVQCLKDWMGDGEQPDDITIVFARLT; from the coding sequence ATGAATCCACTGTCCCAGCGCCTCCGCAACGCAGAATCATCCGTCTTCGCAGCCGTCGCCCGCCGCCCGCCCAGTGGCTTCATCGAGCACGCCACCATCCGTCTCGTCTTCGTCAGCTTCATCGCCTTCGCATCCGCCACCTTTGTCCCCGGCACCATAGGCAAACTCTTCTGGATTCTGGCCTTCACGGCAATGTCCGTCCTGACCCTTTTCCTCATGATCCTCATCTGGCGATGGATCATGGGCCACATCCTCTGGAAGGTCCGCAACCGCCTCATCGTCACCTGTCTCCTCCTCGCGCTCGCGCCCATCCTCCTCTTCGGCACGCTCATCTCCATCGCCAGCTACGTCTTCGCCGGCCAGTTCGGCACCAGCGCCGCCATGACCGGCATCGATGAAGACCTCGCCCTCGCCTCGCATCGCTCCGACGCCATCGCCCACCTGCCCCTCTCCATCCTCACCAACGAAACAAACTTCGGCCGAGCCGGAGAACACAACGTCGCCCACGTCTGGGAGGATGGCACACTCCACACCCTCACCCCCCACGCTGCCTCAACCCAGCCCCCAGCCTCCGCACCAGCGAGCCCCTTCGCCACGCCTGCGCCTCCCGCATGGCTGCATCCCGGCTTCAGCGGACTCGTCGCCGCGGATGGCAAGCTCTACCTCTGCGCTGCCGGAGGAGCCCAGACCGACTCCCACTCCATCCTCGTGCTCGAATCCACACCCTTCGGCGAGGAGCAGGTCACCACCTTCGCCACCGGCCTCGGCTCGCTCAACATCAGCCCCGGCATCGGCGTCCACACCAGCCTCGGCGCAAACTACACAGAGGACGACAAAAAGAAGATCGATGACGAAGACGATCACGCCCAGTTCGCCGTCGGCAAGGAAACGGGCAAGGGAGAGATGAAAGATGACGATGGCAACGTAGTCGTCATCGCCAAGGCTGACGGCAACGCCGTCAAGCCCGTCTTCACCATCGGCAAGCCCGGCACCCCAAAGACGCCGCACCTCCACAAACACAAAACCGATTCCGACTTAGACGACGAGTTCAACTCCTTCACCTCGCTCCACGGCGGAACCCTCCCCCCAGCTCACAACTCCTTTGACTGGCCCGTCTTCGCCAGCTCCCCCCTGCAGGTCTACTCCTGGAAGACAGGCGAGAAGGTCGGCGCATGGATGATGATCCAGTCGCGCCCCTCGCTCCTCTACAAGCGTCTCTTCAGCAACTCGCTGGAGGTCGGCAGCTTCATCCGCATTGCGCTCGCCGTCACCGCAGCCACCTTCGGCATCCTGGAGCTTCTCGCGCTGCTCCTCGCCATCGGCCTCATCCGCACCATCACCGCCTCGGTGGCCGACCTCTACTTCGCCACCCGCCAGATCGAGACCGGCAATCTCCTCCATCGCATCCGCGTCAAACGCCGCGACCAGCTCGCCGCCCTCGCCACCTCCTTCAACACCATGTCCGGTTCACTCGCCGAGCTCATGGTGCAGCAGCGCGAAAAAGACCGCATGCAGAACGAGCTCAACATCGCCCACGAGGTTCAGAACAACCTCTTTCCCCACACCCCCATCGGCCTCCCCGGGCTCGAGCTCTACGGCATCTGCAACCCCGCCCGCACCATCGGCGGAGACTACTACGACTTCATCCCCATGGGCACCGCCCAGGTCTACCTCGCGCTCGGCGATATCAGCGGCAAGGGCATCTCTGCCGCCCTCCTCATGTCGTCCCTCTACTCCGCCGTCCGCGTCTACCTCCAGGGTGGCAACAAGAAGTCCATCACCGCCATCACCCCCAACGCCGCCCCCGCCCTGGCCGAGCCGCTCCCATCCCCCGGCAAGCTCCTCTCGCTCCTCAACCAGCACCTCTACTCCAGCACCCAGCCGGAGAAGTACGCCACCCTCTTCCTCGCCTCCTACGACAGCGCCACCCGCCGCCTCACCTACTCGAACGGCGGCCACCTCCCGCCACTAGTCCTGTGCTCAGACGGCAAGGTCACCCGTCTCGAAGCAGGCGGCTCAGTAGTAGGCCTGTTAGGCGGCATGGAGTACAAGGAAGCCACCGTCCAACTCAACCCCGGCGACCTCCTCATCGCCTACTCCGACGGCCTCACCGAGCCCGAACAGGACGGCATAGAGTTCGGCGAAGACCGCCTCATCGAAGTCATCCGCAAGAACCGCCACCGCCCCCTGCCCGCCATAGCCAACTACACCGTCCAATGCCTAAAAGACTGGATGGGCGACGGCGAACAACCCGACGACATCACCATAGTGTTTGCCAGATTGACATAG
- a CDS encoding GIY-YIG nuclease family protein produces MEKGGHVYILASKGKRLYTGVTSNLQIRVAQHKSKLHPTSFTARYNIDRLVYYQGFETIEEAILRESQIKNMHRITKIQLVVSHNPTWQDLSAAWGTPAPSFDETKLSAPVTF; encoded by the coding sequence ATGGAAAAGGGCGGTCACGTCTACATCCTCGCCAGCAAGGGAAAGCGCCTCTACACAGGCGTCACCTCTAACCTCCAGATCAGAGTCGCCCAACACAAATCCAAGCTTCACCCAACGTCCTTCACAGCCAGATACAACATCGATCGACTCGTCTACTACCAAGGCTTCGAAACCATCGAAGAAGCCATCCTCCGCGAATCACAGATCAAGAACATGCACCGCATCACAAAGATCCAACTCGTCGTCTCCCACAATCCCACCTGGCAAGATTTGAGCGCCGCATGGGGAACTCCAGCGCCATCGTTTGACGAGACAAAACTCTCCGCACCGGTCACGTTCTAG
- a CDS encoding RecQ family ATP-dependent DNA helicase, whose protein sequence is MKNSPIPWPRILQEARSRFNIKHFRPGQKEVLASVFAGHNTLALMPTGAGKSLTYQLPALFLPKPVLVVSPLISLMQDQQDKAEQAHVHVEKLNSANTAKQAAAATKEIDDHVAQLIYVTPERLQDPAFIAELKDAGGISLLVVDEAHTIPQWGHDFRPAFLSIGNARKALGDPPVLALTATATEQVALEILQSLHAEDATRIHTGIERENLFFSVHPTVSNEAKLARITDMLTREQGTGIIYTASVRAADELYQHLTDQGISTAHYHGKMKTRDRELIQQEFMHGTHKVMIATKAFGLGIDKPDIRFVYHYEFPDSLETYYQEAGRAGRDGQPAHAVLLYRLEDRKIQNFFLAGRYPKPHDLEAVYQAIAQGSHEAEETPEQIAAEAEVGKRRTQVILHLLLEAGLIQKEGTTYTLTTAEPPTPEALEELLNTYIERAASDKARLEEMMHYAETPNCRVQIIRAYFGEPEGNPCLRCDNCAHTHEIPHHHALEILGYHKQSREAAEPEKEPSQDVTHVQTPYGEIQTTAPETLLQPTQASPFQKGDEVHHATFGTGKILKIEGETITVDFIKAGTKRLKSDFLTAA, encoded by the coding sequence GTGAAGAACTCCCCCATCCCCTGGCCCAGAATCCTCCAAGAAGCCCGCTCCCGCTTCAACATCAAGCATTTCCGCCCCGGCCAAAAGGAAGTCCTCGCCTCCGTCTTCGCAGGCCATAACACCCTGGCCCTCATGCCCACCGGCGCAGGCAAGTCCCTGACCTACCAACTCCCAGCCCTCTTCCTCCCCAAACCCGTCCTCGTCGTCAGCCCCCTCATCTCCCTCATGCAGGACCAGCAGGATAAAGCCGAGCAAGCCCACGTCCACGTAGAAAAGCTCAACTCCGCCAACACCGCAAAACAAGCCGCCGCAGCCACAAAAGAGATCGACGACCACGTCGCCCAGCTCATCTACGTCACCCCCGAGCGCCTCCAGGACCCCGCCTTCATCGCAGAACTCAAAGACGCCGGCGGCATCTCCCTCCTCGTCGTCGACGAAGCCCACACCATCCCGCAGTGGGGCCACGACTTCCGCCCCGCCTTCCTCTCCATCGGCAACGCCCGCAAAGCCCTGGGCGACCCGCCCGTCCTCGCCCTCACCGCCACCGCCACCGAGCAGGTCGCCCTCGAAATCCTCCAATCCCTCCACGCCGAGGACGCCACCCGCATCCACACCGGCATCGAGCGCGAGAACCTCTTCTTCTCCGTCCACCCCACCGTCTCGAACGAAGCCAAGCTAGCCCGCATCACCGATATGCTCACCCGCGAACAGGGAACCGGCATCATCTACACCGCCAGCGTCCGCGCCGCAGACGAGCTCTACCAGCACCTCACCGACCAGGGCATCTCCACCGCCCACTACCACGGCAAAATGAAGACCCGCGACCGCGAACTCATCCAGCAGGAGTTCATGCACGGCACCCACAAGGTCATGATCGCCACCAAAGCCTTCGGTCTTGGCATCGACAAGCCCGACATCCGCTTCGTCTACCACTACGAGTTCCCCGACTCGCTCGAAACCTACTACCAGGAGGCAGGCCGAGCCGGCCGCGACGGCCAACCCGCTCACGCCGTCCTCCTCTACCGCCTCGAAGACCGCAAGATCCAGAACTTCTTCCTCGCCGGCCGCTACCCCAAACCCCACGACCTCGAAGCCGTCTATCAGGCCATCGCACAAGGCAGCCACGAAGCAGAAGAGACCCCGGAACAAATCGCAGCCGAGGCCGAGGTCGGCAAACGCCGCACCCAGGTCATCCTCCACCTCCTCCTTGAAGCTGGTCTGATCCAAAAAGAGGGAACCACCTACACCCTCACCACCGCCGAGCCCCCCACCCCCGAAGCCCTCGAAGAACTCCTCAACACCTACATCGAACGCGCCGCCTCAGACAAAGCCCGCCTTGAAGAGATGATGCACTACGCCGAGACCCCCAACTGCCGCGTCCAGATCATCCGCGCCTACTTCGGCGAGCCCGAAGGCAACCCCTGCCTCCGCTGCGACAACTGCGCCCACACCCACGAGATCCCCCACCACCACGCGTTAGAAATCCTCGGTTACCACAAACAAAGCAGGGAAGCCGCCGAGCCAGAGAAGGAACCCAGCCAGGACGTCACCCACGTCCAAACCCCCTACGGCGAGATCCAGACCACAGCCCCCGAAACCCTCCTCCAACCCACCCAAGCGTCACCCTTCCAGAAGGGCGACGAGGTCCATCACGCCACCTTCGGCACCGGCAAGATCCTCAAGATAGAAGGAGAAACCATCACAGTAGACTTCATCAAAGCCGGCACCAAACGCCTCAAATCAGACTTCCTAACCGCCGCTTGA
- the pyrH gene encoding UMP kinase: protein MYKRVLLKISGEALAAGSGFGIDAIFIHKVAEEIADVHALGCEIAIVVGGGNFFRGVAQQAIDMDRVAADHMGMLSTVINSIALQDAIEKRGLFCRVMSAIEMHQVAEPYIRRKAMRHLEKGRIVIFAAGTGNPYFSTDTAASLRAMEIKADILLKATSVDGIYSADPKRDPKAVRYETISYDQILRANLKVMDTTAVSLCRDNNMPMMVFSMREQGNITRVVAGEPLGTLVTP, encoded by the coding sequence ATGTACAAGCGAGTTCTCCTCAAAATCTCCGGAGAAGCCCTGGCAGCGGGCTCCGGTTTCGGCATCGACGCGATCTTCATTCACAAAGTAGCCGAAGAGATCGCAGACGTTCACGCCCTCGGCTGCGAGATCGCCATCGTCGTCGGCGGCGGTAACTTCTTCCGCGGCGTAGCCCAGCAGGCCATTGACATGGATCGCGTCGCAGCCGATCACATGGGCATGCTGTCAACAGTGATCAATTCAATAGCATTGCAGGACGCAATCGAAAAGCGAGGCCTCTTCTGCCGCGTCATGTCCGCAATCGAGATGCACCAGGTCGCCGAGCCCTACATCCGCCGCAAGGCCATGCGCCACCTCGAAAAGGGCCGCATCGTCATCTTCGCCGCCGGCACCGGCAACCCCTACTTCTCCACCGACACCGCCGCCAGCCTCCGCGCCATGGAGATCAAGGCAGACATCCTCCTCAAAGCCACCTCCGTCGACGGTATCTACTCCGCCGACCCCAAGCGCGACCCCAAGGCCGTCCGTTACGAGACCATCTCCTACGACCAGATCCTCCGCGCCAACCTCAAGGTCATGGACACCACCGCCGTCTCCCTCTGCCGCGACAACAACATGCCCATGATGGTCTTCTCCATGCGCGAGCAGGGCAACATCACCCGCGTCGTAGCCGGCGAGCCCCTCGGAACCCTCGTGACTCCCTAG
- a CDS encoding acyltransferase family protein, which translates to MLEPNHAQAESFPDPNPPALPSRKPALPALTGLRTLLAINIMFFHFTPPHPAFLTPLLDNAYVFVGFFFLISGFVLAYNYADRPTLSKRSFWVARLSRVYPVYLLVLALSIPFVVIAERPAHTYFDWILGIVLTPFALQSWSPILATYWNTVAWTVPAEIALYFLFPYLLKLLKSVNHRIATPGRLIALIGVIWIVGLIPHTTYLLLNPDHLTAPATRYTYAYWLRALKYSPPAYICTFTAGVLLARLHGILTLKPAHRTLLAAIALGGLALFFATAVDQIPYVLIHGCLLLPLFAMLLLGLAGPGVITSAFSWKPLVKIGETTFSLYLIHFNAFLLIHYYHLPERLHIARFDPWISYIVIIAVAFGILRFYEGPARKFVLKTFTPNPA; encoded by the coding sequence ATACTTGAGCCAAACCACGCCCAAGCCGAGTCTTTCCCGGACCCGAACCCTCCCGCTCTGCCCTCCCGCAAGCCCGCCCTCCCAGCCCTCACCGGCCTCCGAACCCTCCTCGCCATCAACATCATGTTCTTCCACTTCACCCCGCCCCACCCCGCTTTCCTGACCCCCCTGCTGGACAACGCCTACGTCTTCGTCGGCTTCTTCTTCCTCATCTCCGGCTTCGTCCTCGCGTACAACTACGCAGACCGCCCCACGCTCTCCAAGCGCTCCTTCTGGGTAGCCCGCCTCTCCCGCGTCTACCCCGTCTATCTCCTGGTCCTCGCCCTCTCCATCCCTTTCGTCGTCATCGCGGAGCGACCCGCCCACACCTACTTCGACTGGATTCTCGGCATCGTCCTCACCCCCTTCGCCCTCCAGTCCTGGAGCCCCATCCTCGCCACCTACTGGAACACCGTAGCCTGGACCGTCCCGGCCGAGATCGCCCTCTACTTCCTCTTCCCCTACCTTCTCAAGCTCCTCAAGTCCGTGAATCACCGCATCGCCACCCCCGGCCGCCTCATAGCCCTCATCGGCGTCATCTGGATCGTCGGCCTCATCCCCCACACCACCTACCTCCTCCTCAATCCCGACCACCTCACCGCGCCCGCCACCCGTTACACCTATGCCTACTGGCTCCGCGCCCTCAAGTACAGCCCCCCGGCATACATCTGCACCTTCACCGCCGGCGTCCTGCTCGCCCGTCTCCACGGCATCCTCACCCTCAAGCCCGCCCACCGAACTCTCCTCGCAGCCATCGCCCTCGGCGGCCTCGCCCTCTTCTTCGCCACCGCCGTCGACCAGATCCCCTACGTCCTCATCCACGGCTGCCTGCTGCTCCCCCTCTTCGCCATGCTGCTCCTCGGCCTTGCCGGTCCCGGCGTCATCACCTCCGCCTTCTCCTGGAAGCCCCTGGTCAAGATCGGCGAGACCACCTTCTCGCTCTATCTCATCCACTTCAACGCCTTCCTGCTCATCCACTACTACCACCTGCCGGAGCGCCTCCACATCGCCCGCTTCGACCCCTGGATCTCCTACATCGTGATCATCGCCGTAGCCTTCGGCATCCTGCGCTTCTACGAAGGCCCCGCCCGCAAGTTCGTCCTCAAAACCTTCACCCCCAACCCCGCCTAG